GGAGAGGCCGATCAGCCCGCCGCCGCAGCACTTGTACCGCGGCACCTCGGCGCGGTCGACCAGCAGGGTGCGGGCGCCGTTGACGGCGGCGGCGTGGGCGGCGGCGGCGCCGGCCGGGCCGGTCCCGACGACGAGGACGTCGTACGCGGGAGCGGTCACCGGCGTACGGCCTCCGAAAAAGAAGGTGCCCGGGCGTCGCCGACGGGGGACGCGGCGACGCCCGAGCGAGACGGACCATACCTGCTCCGGGGCCCCGTGCAAAGTGGGGTGGCGAAATCCGTTCCCACGGCGGGACGAACTAGGACAGAACGCCCCCGGCCGGCCCGAGCGGCAGCCGCAGCACCGATCCGGGCAGCACGTCGACCTGCTGGCCGGCCACGGCGTCCGGCACGCCCCACACCACGTCCGAGCCCGCGATCGTCAGCACCAGGTGGTGGCCCGGGGCCAGCACGTAGTCCTGCGGCCGCAGCGTCACGGTGGCCGTTAACGGCGTGCCGGCCGGCACGTCCTTCGCCACCGCGAGCGAGTCGCGGAACCGCAGGTCGAGCAGCCCCAGCGTGATCACCGTGGCGGCCTTCGCCTCCGGCGCGACGTCGAACAGCGTCGCCGCCACCTGCCCGCGCGGCAGCGAGCAGGTGAGGTTCAGCGTCACCGAG
This genomic interval from Mycobacteriales bacterium contains the following:
- a CDS encoding FAD-dependent oxidoreductase yields the protein MTAPAYDVLVVGTGPAGAAAAHAAAVNGARTLLVDRAEVPRYKCCGGGLIGLS